In Nitrospirota bacterium, the DNA window AAAATCACCTTCTCCAAGAATCCTTTCGTCAAATTCTTCCTCCTGATCCCTTCTCCTCATGGATAATACCTGAGACCATCCACCAAGGCTACGAACTAACCCGCCTCCTGTAAATTCTGAACCATACTTTATATTTAATCCTTTTTCCATAAATCTGCTGTATGCCTTTGTCGCAGCTTTTTCCCTGGTTCCAAACTGGGCAAGGACATATTCTGTATCCATCCATTTGCATTTACTCTTTCCCATAACCGCACTGTGGCCGCTCCAGGGATAACTATTTAATGCTTCAATATCTTTTACAATACCAGACCTTATGGGGTTAAGGTGTATGTATCTTATCAATGCCAGCAAGTATCTGTCTTCTTCACATAATATCGATTTGTAACGGTTCTCAAATAAATGCCCGCTCCGGTTATGTCTCCGATTGAAATATATTGCATACCAGGTTAATAGTTTCCTCATAACCGTTGATATCCCTTTTTTTCCACTCTTGAATAATATATGCACATGGTTACTCATTAACACCCACGCGTATACTGAACTCTTTGTTTCCGTTATATTTTCCCCTAACCTTTGCAGGAAATTCACCCTGTCCTGGTCATCCATGAAAATATCTGTTTTATTTATCCCTCTCACCATTATATGGTGCAAGGCTCCGGGTATGTCTAATCTTGGCTGGCGTGGCATGATTAAATTTTATAACTTTATTCCCTTTTCTGTCAATAGTTTTGCATAGTAGGTAACAACGTCCCTGAGGTTGACGTCCCTGAAGTTGCTGTGTATAAACTACAGTCATTTGTCATTCCCGTAAGTGAAGCGAGTCGGGAATCCCTCTTAAAAAACGATTATCCGAAAGCTTTATTGAGTGCTACATTGACAATTATGTAGCAATTTGCTACAATTATAGCATAATAAACATAG includes these proteins:
- a CDS encoding transposase — protein: MPRQPRLDIPGALHHIMVRGINKTDIFMDDQDRVNFLQRLGENITETKSSVYAWVLMSNHVHILFKSGKKGISTVMRKLLTWYAIYFNRRHNRSGHLFENRYKSILCEEDRYLLALIRYIHLNPIRSGIVKDIEALNSYPWSGHSAVMGKSKCKWMDTEYVLAQFGTREKAATKAYSRFMEKGLNIKYGSEFTGGGLVRSLGGWSQVLSMRRRDQEEEFDERILGEGDFVQNILREAEEKDIRQLKLRLSGKTITDIIKEECKKRQVSIKELQGGSRRNKVSQTRALIAYRSIEELGLSTAEIARHLGVATSTATRAIARGEELYNA